One Spinacia oleracea cultivar Varoflay chromosome 4, BTI_SOV_V1, whole genome shotgun sequence DNA segment encodes these proteins:
- the LOC110802642 gene encoding uncharacterized protein encodes MADLSKLHPATTVTNIKACIHVVLDYEGSQFNNWATLFKLHCRANLVLEHILPSTASADADATTLSNTDKTASKALWERLDDIVRQWIYDTNSNDLLNTIINQDDTAADTWNRLVQLFQANKSAHALALDVRFTCTKLVDFPNVKAYCTSIKILVDSLANIGHPVSDELMVLRTLRGLTEEFKTFWTTVHHCTPLPTFEKLRSMFDLEEDSHGKELAPQTGSDTALLSHMNVFDNSSSHGQHYVAENSSNNRGKSNSRGKRNNHNRDGGGNRNNHGGHHDSGNRN; translated from the coding sequence atGGCTGACCTATCTAAGCTTCATCCAGCCACAACGGTCACCAACATCAAAGCCTGCATTCATGTCGTATTAGATTACGAGGGCAGCCAATTCAACAACTGGGCTACTTTATTTAAACTCCATTGTAGGGCAAACTTGGTTCTTGAACACATTCTTCCTTCGACGGCGTCTGCTGATGCTGATGCTACTACCTTATCTAACACGGACAAGACTGCTTCTAAGGCCTTATGGGAGAGGCTCGATGACATAGTCCGACAGTGGATTTACGACACCAACTCGAACGATCTTCTCAACACCATCATCAACCAAGATGACACGGCTGCCGACACTTGGAACCGGTtggttcaattatttcaagccAACAAATCGGCTCATGCCCTGGCCCTTGATGTGAGATTCACATGTACTAAGTTGGTTGATTTTCCTAATGTCAAAGCTTATTGCACTAGCATCAAAATTTTGGTCGACAGCTTGGCCAATATCGGCCACCCCGTGTCCGATGAACTGATGGTGCTCCGCACTCTCCGGGGTCTCACTGAGGAGTTCAAGACTTTCTGGACCACCGTACATCATTGCACTCCCCTGCCCACCTTCGAGAAGCTTCGCTCTATGTTTGATCTTGAGGAGGACAGTCATGGCAAGGAGCTTGCGCCACAAACAGGTTCGGACACCGCCCTTCTTTCTCATATGAATGTGTTTGACAATTCCTCCTCTCATGGGCAGCATTATGTGGCTGAAAATTCCTCCAACAATCGAGGAAAATCTAACTCTCGGGGCAAACGCAACAACCACAATCGCGACGGTGGTGGAAACCGCAACAATCACGGTGGTCATCATGACAGCGGGAACCGCAATTAG